One genomic segment of Centroberyx gerrardi isolate f3 chromosome 4, fCenGer3.hap1.cur.20231027, whole genome shotgun sequence includes these proteins:
- the pias1b gene encoding E3 SUMO-protein ligase PIAS1 yields the protein MAESAELKQMVMSLRVSELQVLLGYAGRNKHGRKHELLTKALHLLKAGCSPAVQMKIKELYRRRFPTKMVSPVDLALPSVHSASSLPAGLAQLGFDSHGSPSPLLPVSLLGPKHELSLPHLPSALHPVHPDVKLQRLPFYDMLDELIKPTSLASDNSQRFQETCYAFALTPQQVQQISSSMDISGTKCDFAVQVQLRFCLSETSCPQEDHFPPNLCVKVNGKPCNLPGYLPPTKNGVEPKRPSRPINITSLVRLSTTVPNTIVVSWTSEIGRSFSMAVYLVRQQSSTVLLQRLRAKGIRNPDHSRALIKEKLTADPESEIATTSLRVSLLCPLGKMRLTIPCRALTCSHLQCFDATLYIQMNEKKPTWVCPVCDKKAPYEHLIIDGLFMEILNSCSDCDEIQFKEDGNWSPMRSKKEVQEVSASYNGVDSDSCRTEMPEQKHSSSNDNSRKVDVIDLTLESSSEDELDDEPPPKRACPSLSPVSPPPSKGVLNLHSQASPVTRAPSMPPVETSYIPPPPPLIQDYRHYYHTPSDLPDLNFFSFLQGDNQHYNMVMAAAAAASASASEDHDLLLNRFLPYGSSQMFLEQPGTPGSSTLAATNGGSNSGSTSSLVSSSSLRDRDKDRERDRDRDSHSISGLSRSSAEAAAAAAIYGSISDVISLD from the exons atggcggagagtGCGGAACTGAAG cAAATGGTAATGAGCCTTCGAGTTTCGGAGCTCCAAGTGTTATTGGGGTATGCAGGACGGAATAAGCACGGGCGGAAACACGAACTTTTGACCAAAGCCCTCCACCTACTGAAGGCTGGTTGCAGTCCCGCAGTGCAAATGAAGATCAAAGAGCTCTACAGACGGCGCTTCCCCACCAAAATGGTGTCACCAGTGGACCTAGCCTTGCCCAGCGTCCATTCCGCCTCCAGCCTGCCCGCTGGCCTTGCCCAGCTGGGATTCGACAGCCACGGTTCCCCCTCGCCCCTGCTGCCCGTTTCTTTACTTGGACCTAAGCATGAGCTGAGTCTGCCTCACCTCCCCTCCGCCCTGCACCCTGTTCACCCCGATGTCAAGCTTCAGAGATTGCCGTTCTATGATATGCTGGATGAGCTCATCAAGCCGACCAGCCTGG CCTCAGACAACAGTCAACGGTTCCAGGAAACGTGTTATGCCTTCGCATTAACACCACAACAAGTTCAGCAGATCAGCAGCTCCAT GGACATATCTGGGACCAAATGTGACTTTGCAGTTCAAGTCCAGTTAAG aTTTTGTTTATCAGAGACAAGCTGTCCCCAGGAGGATCATTTCCCCCCCAATCTGTGTGTGAAGGTGAATGGCAAGCCCTGCAATCTCCCG GGATATCTTCCTCCAACCAAAAATGGAGTTGAACCAAAAAGGCCGAGTCGCCCCATTAATATAACCTCTCTTGTTCGATTGTCCACCACGGTCCCCAACACAATTGTGGTGTCATGGACTTCAGAAATTGGGAGG agtttttccATGGCTGTGTATTTGGTAAGACAGCAGTCCTCTACAGTGTTGTTGCAAAGACTACGGGCCAAAGGAATTAGAAATCCTGACCACTCCAGAGCGCTGA TCAAAGAGAAGTTAACAGCTGATCCGGAGAGTGAGATCGCCACCACCAGTCTACGAGTCTCTCTTCTATGTCCT cttggGAAGATGAGGCTAACAATCCCTTGCCGAGCGTTGACGTGCTCACACCTTCAGTGCTTCGATGCTACGCTTTACATCCAAATGAATGAGAAGAAGCCAACCTGGGTGTGTCCAGTGTGTGACAAGAAGGCGCCTTACGAGCACCTCATTATTGACGG GTTGTTCATGGAAATCTTGAATAGCTGTTCTGACTGTGATGAAATCCAGTTCAAAGAAGATGGAAACTGGTCCCCCATGAGGTCAAAGAAAGAGGTGCAGGAGGTGTCTGCTTCGTACAATGGCGTAGACTCTG ATTCGTGTCGGACAGAAATGCCAGAGCAGAAGCACAGCTCATCTAATGACAACAGCAGGAAAGTGGATGTGATTGACCTGACACTGGAAAGCTCCTCAGAGGATGAGCTAGATGATGAGCCCCCTCCTAAGAGGGCCTGTCCCTCACTGTCACCCGTCTCTCCACCTCCAAGCAAGGG AGTATTGAACCTGCACAGCCAGGCTTCACCTGTGACCAGAGCTCCCAGCATGCCTCCTGTGGAGACAAGCTAcattccccctcctccacctcttatCCAGGACTACCGCCACTATTACCACACACCTAGTGACCTGCCAG ATCTAaatttcttctccttcctccaaGGCGACAATCAG CATTACAACATGGTGATGgccgccgcagcagcagcgTCTGCCTCGGCCTCAGAGGACCACGACCTGCTCCTCAACCGTTTCCTGCCCTACGGCTCCTCTCAGATGTTCCTGGAGCAGCCGGGCACCCCTGGGAGCAGCACGCTGGCGGCCACCAACGGGGGCAGCAACAGTGGCAGCACCAGTAGCTTGGTGTCTTCCAGCAGTCTGCGGGACCGCGACAAGGACAGAGAgcgggacagagacagggacagccACTCCATCTCAGGGTTGTCGAGGTCCTCGGCGgaagcggcggcggcggcggccatTTATGGCTCCATATCTGACGTTATCTCTCTTGACTAG
- the morf4l1 gene encoding mortality factor 4-like protein 1 isoform X1, which yields MAPKQDPKPKFQEGERVLCFHGPLLYEAKCVKINIKDKQIKYFIHYSGWNKNWDEWVPESRVLKYVDSNLQKQKELQRANQDHYVEGRMRGVAPNKKIPAASQKNDVKTKKNKQKTPGAGEGTSSGGDPAHPPRKKRARVDPTVESEETFINRVEVKVKIPEELKPWLVDDWDLITRQKQLFHLPAKKNVDAVLEDYASYKKSRGNSDSKEFAVNEVVAGIREYFNVMLGTQLLYKFERPQYADILANHPDTSMSQIYGAPHLLRLFVRIGAMLAYTPLDEKSLALLLSYLQDFLKYLVKNSASLFNASDYEVAPPEYHRKAV from the exons ATGGCGCCGAAACAGGACCCTAAACCTAAATTTCAAGAAG GTGAAAGAGTGCTGTGTTTTCATGGGCCATTACTCTACGAAGCTAAG tgTGTTAAAATAAACATCAAGGACAAGCAAATCAAATACTTCATTCATTATAGTGGGTGGAATAAGAA TTGGGACGAATGGGTTCCTGAAAGCCGAGTGCTTAAGTATGTGGACAGTAAtctgcagaaacagaaagagctTCAGAGGGCTAATCA AGACCATTATGTAGAAGGAAGGATGAGGGGTGTTGCACCAAATAAGAAGATACCTGCTGCATCGCAGAAAAATGATGT GAAAACCAAAAAGAACAAACAGAAAA CTCCAGGAGCGGGAGAGGGGACTAGTTCAGGGGGAGACCCAGCCCACCCTCCACGCAAGAAGAGGGCGCGTGTCGACCCAACTGTTGAAAGC GAGGAGACCTTCATAAACCGAGTGGAGGTTAAAGTAAAAATCCCAGAAGAGTTGAAACCATGGCTTGTGGATGACTGGGACCTAATTACACGGCAAAAGCAG CTTTTCCACCTGCCTGCCAAAAAGAACGTTGATGCAGTCCTTGAAGATTATGCAAGCTACAAAAAATCAAGAGGAAACTCTGACAGCAA GGAATTTGCTGTGAATGAGGTGGTTGCTGGCATCCGGGAATATTTCAATGTCATGCTGGGGACACAACTTCTCTACAAATTTGAGAGGCCGCAGTATGCAGATATCCTGGCCAACCACCCAGATACGTCTATGTCTCAGATCTATGGGGCTCCTCACCTACTCAGACTCTTCG TGAGAATTGGAGCCATGCTGGCTTACACTCCCCTGGATGAGAAGAGCCTTGCACTGCTGCTCAGCTATCTACAAGACTTCCTCAA GTACCTTGTAAAGAACTCTGCATCACTTTTCAATGCAAGTGACTACGAAGTCGCCCCTCCAGAGTACCACCGCAAGGCAGTTTAA
- the morf4l1 gene encoding mortality factor 4-like protein 1 isoform X2 — MRGVAPNKKIPAASQKNDVKTKKNKQKTPGAGEGTSSGGDPAHPPRKKRARVDPTVESEETFINRVEVKVKIPEELKPWLVDDWDLITRQKQLFHLPAKKNVDAVLEDYASYKKSRGNSDSKEFAVNEVVAGIREYFNVMLGTQLLYKFERPQYADILANHPDTSMSQIYGAPHLLRLFVRIGAMLAYTPLDEKSLALLLSYLQDFLKYLVKNSASLFNASDYEVAPPEYHRKAV; from the exons ATGAGGGGTGTTGCACCAAATAAGAAGATACCTGCTGCATCGCAGAAAAATGATGT GAAAACCAAAAAGAACAAACAGAAAA CTCCAGGAGCGGGAGAGGGGACTAGTTCAGGGGGAGACCCAGCCCACCCTCCACGCAAGAAGAGGGCGCGTGTCGACCCAACTGTTGAAAGC GAGGAGACCTTCATAAACCGAGTGGAGGTTAAAGTAAAAATCCCAGAAGAGTTGAAACCATGGCTTGTGGATGACTGGGACCTAATTACACGGCAAAAGCAG CTTTTCCACCTGCCTGCCAAAAAGAACGTTGATGCAGTCCTTGAAGATTATGCAAGCTACAAAAAATCAAGAGGAAACTCTGACAGCAA GGAATTTGCTGTGAATGAGGTGGTTGCTGGCATCCGGGAATATTTCAATGTCATGCTGGGGACACAACTTCTCTACAAATTTGAGAGGCCGCAGTATGCAGATATCCTGGCCAACCACCCAGATACGTCTATGTCTCAGATCTATGGGGCTCCTCACCTACTCAGACTCTTCG TGAGAATTGGAGCCATGCTGGCTTACACTCCCCTGGATGAGAAGAGCCTTGCACTGCTGCTCAGCTATCTACAAGACTTCCTCAA GTACCTTGTAAAGAACTCTGCATCACTTTTCAATGCAAGTGACTACGAAGTCGCCCCTCCAGAGTACCACCGCAAGGCAGTTTAA